One region of Flavobacterium pisciphilum genomic DNA includes:
- a CDS encoding aspartate aminotransferase family protein: protein MIQPLIQSMAVCPDMNKNYPKIQYGKGIYLFDVNGKRYLDGSSGSSSVSNIGHGRSEVVEAISEQISKISVLPTHAFNSEIVENYLQRLVDFAPKGYNKAWTVMSGTEAVENAVKLALQYHQLKGDFKRYKIISRWNTYHGNSVFMLDIGGMKARRELYSKWLNNFPHVSPAYNYRRPSELNEKEYVDSLLLELETTIVEAGPETIAAFIAEPVIAAAMGAVPPPKDYFIGVANICHKYGILFISDEILSGFGRTGENFGINNYGIVPDIIAAGKGISGGYFPLSAVLASEKVTTPFVETKTAFLGGHTFACNPVGAAAGNIALDILERERLLENSKNMGALFLKKLESLYEFDIVGDVRGVGLQCGIELVQDKITKQPFSPALNISKRIGEKSIENGVVLYPGKGSVDGVSGDHILLTPPLIVNEEQLDEIVTAIRLSLEAVSVELKRETV from the coding sequence ATGATTCAACCATTAATTCAATCTATGGCAGTTTGCCCTGATATGAACAAAAATTACCCAAAAATTCAATATGGAAAAGGAATTTATCTTTTTGATGTAAATGGGAAAAGATATTTAGATGGGTCATCAGGTTCGTCATCAGTTTCTAATATTGGTCATGGCCGATCAGAAGTAGTAGAAGCTATTAGTGAACAGATTTCTAAAATCTCGGTATTACCAACTCATGCTTTTAATTCTGAAATCGTAGAAAACTATCTACAAAGACTTGTAGATTTTGCACCAAAAGGATACAATAAAGCCTGGACAGTAATGAGCGGTACAGAAGCTGTCGAAAATGCTGTAAAACTTGCTTTGCAGTATCACCAATTAAAAGGAGATTTTAAACGATATAAAATTATTTCAAGATGGAATACATACCACGGTAATTCAGTTTTTATGCTGGATATAGGTGGTATGAAAGCAAGAAGGGAATTATACAGCAAATGGCTGAATAATTTTCCACATGTATCTCCAGCATATAATTACAGGAGACCAAGTGAACTTAATGAGAAAGAATATGTTGACAGTCTTCTTTTAGAGCTTGAAACTACAATTGTTGAGGCAGGACCCGAAACGATTGCTGCATTTATTGCAGAACCTGTAATCGCAGCAGCAATGGGAGCAGTTCCTCCGCCAAAAGATTATTTTATTGGAGTAGCCAATATTTGTCATAAATATGGAATTTTATTCATCTCAGACGAAATCTTATCAGGATTTGGAAGAACAGGAGAGAATTTCGGAATAAACAATTATGGTATTGTTCCGGATATTATAGCAGCAGGAAAAGGAATCAGCGGAGGATATTTCCCTTTGTCTGCCGTACTTGCTTCAGAAAAAGTTACCACTCCTTTTGTAGAAACAAAAACAGCATTTTTAGGAGGCCATACTTTTGCCTGTAATCCTGTTGGCGCTGCAGCTGGGAATATAGCACTGGATATACTGGAAAGAGAACGCTTATTGGAAAACTCAAAAAACATGGGAGCGCTTTTTCTTAAAAAATTAGAGTCTTTATACGAATTTGATATTGTAGGAGATGTACGTGGCGTTGGGTTGCAATGTGGGATAGAACTTGTTCAGGATAAAATTACCAAACAGCCGTTTTCTCCTGCTCTGAATATTTCTAAAAGAATTGGAGAAAAATCTATCGAAAACGGCGTAGTTCTTTATCCCGGAAAAGGTTCTGTAGATGGAGTTTCAGGGGATCATATTTTACTTACCCCTCCGCTTATCGTAAATGAAGAACAGCTGGACGAAATTGTAACAGCCATCAGACTGTCTTTAGAGGCGGTTTCAGTAGAACTTAAAAGAGAGACCGTATAA
- a CDS encoding non-ribosomal peptide synthetase: MINPIEGYELSENQKNLWSVAKDNTGRYYNQLILEVKIDLSVSSLQKAIRTVISNNTILSYRLVKDTNFYYPFQIESDSNEIDWSEIELHHNLDEVSNALNAVYDPVKDNPIRFCFAKQSGNLKYLGIRLYSFFGDAYSCFYLCNEIGRIIEKSNDSVTEENEKIDYVNYSAWQNEMISKPEREAIVFWKNYNYQTGESLIPFSSKTTLFNPKKKHLTQITGESYLKVKEFCSLHNCTIKTVLLLNFVHYLQSFSENEISIGLSDFKREYDELEGTLGLVSKTIPLVIEKQNEVIIAQAVKEIESQIELSAEWADFFTLNRKETVQSAEDRYLNYSFEFTDLNDISKEYLKTFEIVDSFSVQDKFDLKISCTDTGNEVFVELYYNGNCLNELAIDVISDQISKNYSDLLHTKTFELSELEKNILADSNDTKKDFTNYNSIIELIEEQCKAFPEQTALFTADFKISYHELETKSDQFKNYLIEEHGIKKGDAVCVVGDGTSWFIISILGIIKAGAYYIPIDSKYPKERIEYIIEESHCKVLICDLENSIASGFTKTNLVDPNSAEIFSIQRKNYQVSIDSQDLVYCIYTSGSTGNPKGCTITHSSLLNYIQWSNSYYFENPDHGNWGLITSISFDLSVTAIFTSLSRGKKLWLGDFEANISTLLYEAFHNAEIDTLKLTPSHIALLKELEIKNTTIRNVICGGEQLLKHHIEILKTIHNDIRIYNEYGPTETTVGCIVKEINLTDGTILIGKPIANTTIYIVDKSQLLCPIGVKGEIYIAGKGLTNGYLNRNDLTKEKIINSPFLEDEKVYKSGDLACWLPDGTIEYFGRIDDQVKIKGYRIELGEIEQLIARQESISQSVVIVRERDEAKYLVAYYVAESIIDKKILQNNLSQVLPEYMVPVYYVQLDVIPLTSNGKVDKKALADIEGKDLIKTEYVAPRSKEEKLLVEVWSEVLKHDQIGIKDNFFNLGGDSIKSIQVVSRLKQRGYALKVEQILRNPIIENLAGLVASVTTITDQLEIKGQVALTPVQHEFFESEYISNKNHYNQSVLLKSSKRIDPSILEQSISALVSHHDALRMAYYYENNSWVQYNQDTSGKHFKISFYDLQNELNQQELLQRKGEELQGGFDISSGILFHIGHFRMSDGDRLALIAHHLVIDGVSWRIVLEDLSHLYLSLQSDNRQELPLKTDSFQRWSALLQTYAQSHEIQSQRAYWEAINKEIVPELPTDNNSIDRFSKKDTSASFILSSTLTKKLQTQVNSVYNTEINDILLTGLGLAMKDVFGIEKSVLKMEGHGREEIHEGVDVGRTVGWFTSIYPFVLDISKSVGQELISVKDALRKIPNKGIGYGILNYLEKAFTNPVLPNIQFNYLGDFDNSISASQKEGLFEFSSENAGSSVSNENNKSEVLLDIVGMMVSGQLKLSFGYSGKQFHEETINKLVLSYENHLQNLIETVSEIKENYLTPSDLTYKNLSFNALSKWNKTNNIEDIYELSPLQQGLYFHWLVDHSSPMYFEQTTYLIQTNNLSLDAIKKAYNELVSRYSILRTSFTNTLGDTPLQIVYKKVEGHFSFEKRNKTDLVSEVYLENIKEQDRLKGFDFEEPSLMRLTVVETEENKYAFIWSHHHILMDGWCVSILINEFNAILNAITTNQEIDLPVPAKYSDYIKWLFKVDKEASLTYWKNYLKGSNSATILPFKENKKILEAEKGHEIVHIEGSLYQDIKKMSQELGVTQNIVMQGIWGYLLSKYNDTTDIVFGAVVSGRPGELPGVENMIGLFTNTIPVRIRYAKEDSPKSFLKRLHTEALESSTHHYSSLAEVQAQSVLGTELIQSILVFENYIVSEAENISTESNFNSDIIVEDISAFEQTNYDFNVIVTPLASSLKIAFKYNSELFDNKEIKNISNHFLKVASQFALIEDLTLGETEYLTEGEHQKLLHEVYWKELFKDEIPKVKFPFEKSKQKTAGFTIGSLPFVIDTKLKAGLEKIATVNNGDLYTTLLFLVNLIINKYTGEQRIIIGTSFFPEREIPEEILPLVIAVESDSSLKDFYQNIKENNLKGKKNALAARKIEQIVNQQNSSDSGLYNILVQYHQTKNILEEDHHNTEDFVLKFYEHNQEIKGHLFYNSVLFDTVHIVLFTERLLALAQQLTDYLDSFALTKLRDLSLDADHQASVEQNTSDVYQENF, from the coding sequence ATGATTAACCCTATAGAAGGTTACGAATTATCTGAAAATCAAAAAAACTTGTGGAGCGTCGCTAAGGATAATACAGGACGTTATTACAATCAATTGATACTAGAAGTTAAAATAGATTTGTCTGTAAGCTCTTTGCAAAAAGCAATACGCACAGTGATTTCTAATAATACTATTTTAAGCTACCGTTTGGTAAAGGATACTAATTTTTATTATCCTTTTCAGATCGAATCAGACAGTAACGAAATTGATTGGAGTGAAATAGAACTGCATCATAATTTAGATGAGGTTTCAAATGCTTTAAATGCTGTTTACGATCCTGTAAAAGATAACCCTATCCGTTTTTGTTTTGCAAAGCAATCAGGGAATTTAAAGTATTTAGGCATAAGGCTTTATTCGTTTTTTGGAGATGCCTACAGCTGTTTTTATTTATGTAATGAGATAGGAAGAATTATCGAAAAAAGTAATGATTCCGTAACTGAAGAGAATGAAAAAATTGATTATGTTAATTATAGTGCATGGCAAAACGAAATGATTAGCAAACCAGAGCGTGAAGCTATCGTTTTCTGGAAAAACTATAATTATCAAACAGGAGAATCTTTAATTCCTTTTTCTAGTAAAACGACATTATTCAATCCTAAAAAGAAACATTTAACCCAAATTACAGGCGAGAGTTACTTAAAGGTGAAAGAGTTTTGCAGCCTTCATAACTGCACAATCAAAACAGTTCTGTTATTAAATTTTGTTCACTATCTACAATCATTTTCAGAAAATGAAATAAGCATTGGTCTGTCTGATTTTAAAAGAGAATACGATGAACTTGAAGGTACTTTAGGGCTCGTATCTAAAACGATTCCACTTGTTATAGAAAAACAAAACGAAGTTATCATTGCACAAGCAGTAAAAGAAATTGAATCCCAAATAGAACTTTCGGCAGAGTGGGCAGATTTTTTCACATTAAACAGAAAAGAAACAGTACAATCTGCAGAGGATAGATACTTGAATTATAGTTTTGAGTTTACAGATTTGAATGATATTAGTAAGGAATATCTAAAAACTTTTGAAATTGTTGATTCGTTTTCGGTACAAGATAAGTTTGATCTAAAAATAAGCTGTACAGATACAGGAAATGAGGTTTTTGTTGAATTATATTATAATGGGAATTGTTTAAACGAATTGGCCATTGATGTAATTTCAGATCAAATTTCCAAAAATTACAGCGATTTACTTCATACAAAAACATTTGAATTAAGCGAACTGGAGAAAAATATCCTTGCAGACTCTAATGATACCAAAAAAGATTTTACGAATTATAACTCAATTATAGAATTAATTGAGGAACAGTGTAAAGCTTTTCCGGAACAAACAGCATTATTTACAGCTGATTTTAAAATCAGTTATCATGAATTAGAAACAAAATCAGATCAATTTAAAAACTATCTGATTGAAGAACATGGAATAAAAAAAGGAGATGCCGTTTGCGTGGTAGGAGATGGTACGTCATGGTTTATTATTAGCATTTTAGGAATTATAAAAGCAGGAGCTTATTATATTCCTATTGACAGTAAATATCCTAAAGAAAGAATTGAATATATAATTGAGGAATCTCATTGTAAGGTTTTAATCTGTGATCTTGAAAATAGCATTGCGTCAGGTTTTACGAAGACTAATTTAGTTGACCCTAATAGTGCAGAGATTTTTAGTATTCAAAGAAAAAATTATCAGGTTAGTATTGATTCGCAAGATTTGGTTTATTGTATTTATACATCAGGATCAACAGGAAATCCAAAAGGATGTACCATAACCCATTCAAGTTTATTGAATTATATTCAATGGTCAAACAGCTATTATTTTGAAAATCCGGATCATGGAAACTGGGGACTTATTACTTCTATTTCTTTTGATTTATCTGTAACGGCGATATTTACAAGTTTATCTAGAGGAAAAAAATTATGGTTAGGAGATTTTGAAGCCAATATCAGTACATTATTATACGAAGCTTTCCATAATGCGGAAATTGATACTTTAAAGCTGACTCCTTCTCATATTGCGCTTTTAAAGGAATTAGAGATAAAAAATACAACTATCAGAAATGTTATTTGTGGAGGTGAGCAGTTGTTAAAGCATCATATTGAAATTCTTAAAACTATTCATAATGATATCCGAATTTACAATGAATATGGACCAACAGAAACTACTGTAGGCTGCATTGTAAAAGAAATAAATTTAACAGATGGCACTATCTTAATAGGAAAACCAATTGCTAATACAACTATTTATATTGTTGACAAATCTCAATTGCTTTGTCCTATAGGTGTAAAAGGAGAAATTTATATTGCAGGAAAAGGTTTAACCAATGGGTATTTGAACAGAAATGATTTAACAAAAGAAAAAATTATAAACAGTCCGTTTTTAGAAGACGAAAAAGTATATAAATCGGGTGATTTGGCTTGCTGGCTGCCAGATGGTACTATAGAATATTTTGGAAGAATAGACGATCAGGTAAAAATTAAAGGATATCGTATAGAGCTTGGCGAAATCGAGCAGCTAATAGCTAGACAGGAATCAATTAGTCAGTCTGTAGTAATAGTAAGAGAAAGAGATGAGGCAAAATATCTCGTTGCTTATTATGTTGCTGAAAGCATTATAGATAAAAAAATCTTGCAGAATAACCTAAGTCAGGTTTTGCCAGAATATATGGTTCCTGTATATTATGTACAGTTGGATGTTATACCATTGACATCTAATGGAAAAGTAGATAAAAAAGCACTGGCAGATATTGAAGGAAAAGATTTAATCAAGACTGAATATGTAGCTCCAAGATCAAAAGAAGAAAAACTTCTTGTAGAAGTCTGGTCAGAAGTGTTAAAACACGATCAAATTGGGATAAAAGACAACTTTTTTAATTTAGGAGGTGATTCTATAAAATCTATTCAGGTCGTTTCCAGATTAAAGCAACGTGGTTATGCCTTAAAGGTAGAACAGATTTTAAGAAACCCAATTATTGAAAACTTAGCCGGTTTGGTAGCGTCAGTTACAACTATTACAGATCAGCTTGAGATAAAAGGACAGGTTGCACTAACACCTGTACAACATGAATTTTTTGAAAGTGAGTATATCAGCAATAAAAATCATTACAATCAGTCAGTATTACTAAAAAGCAGTAAAAGGATAGATCCTTCTATTCTGGAACAATCTATTTCAGCATTAGTCTCTCATCATGATGCATTGAGAATGGCTTATTATTACGAAAATAACTCTTGGGTTCAGTACAATCAGGATACTTCGGGTAAGCATTTTAAGATTAGTTTTTATGATTTGCAAAACGAGCTCAACCAACAAGAGCTTTTGCAGCGCAAAGGCGAAGAGCTGCAGGGCGGTTTTGATATAAGTTCAGGCATACTGTTTCATATAGGTCATTTTCGTATGTCAGATGGTGATCGTTTGGCACTTATAGCTCATCATTTGGTAATTGATGGTGTTTCTTGGCGTATAGTATTAGAAGATTTATCTCACTTATACCTATCTCTACAATCCGATAATCGCCAGGAATTACCGCTTAAAACAGATTCGTTTCAGCGCTGGTCGGCACTTTTACAAACCTATGCTCAAAGTCATGAAATACAATCTCAAAGAGCATACTGGGAAGCAATAAACAAAGAAATAGTACCTGAATTACCAACAGATAATAATAGTATTGATCGGTTTTCAAAAAAAGATACTTCGGCTTCATTTATACTTAGTTCAACGTTAACAAAAAAACTACAGACTCAGGTAAACAGCGTTTACAATACAGAAATCAACGATATCCTGTTAACTGGCTTAGGACTTGCAATGAAAGATGTTTTTGGAATTGAGAAAAGTGTTTTAAAAATGGAAGGGCACGGCAGGGAAGAAATACATGAAGGTGTAGATGTCGGAAGAACAGTAGGATGGTTTACCAGTATTTACCCGTTTGTTTTAGATATTTCAAAATCAGTCGGTCAAGAATTGATTTCAGTTAAAGATGCTTTGCGTAAAATACCAAACAAAGGAATAGGGTATGGTATCTTGAATTATCTGGAAAAAGCATTTACAAATCCAGTATTACCAAATATCCAATTTAATTATTTGGGTGATTTTGATAACAGTATTAGTGCTAGTCAGAAAGAAGGATTATTCGAATTTTCATCAGAAAATGCAGGGTCATCCGTAAGTAATGAAAATAATAAAAGCGAAGTTCTGCTGGATATAGTAGGAATGATGGTTTCAGGTCAGTTAAAACTATCTTTTGGTTATTCAGGTAAACAGTTTCATGAAGAAACAATTAACAAACTGGTTTTATCTTATGAAAATCACCTACAGAATTTAATTGAAACAGTCTCAGAAATAAAAGAAAATTATTTAACTCCATCGGATCTGACATATAAAAATCTCTCATTTAACGCATTATCAAAATGGAATAAAACCAACAACATAGAAGATATTTACGAATTATCTCCTTTGCAGCAGGGATTGTATTTTCATTGGCTTGTTGATCATTCAAGTCCCATGTATTTTGAGCAGACTACATATCTTATTCAAACAAACAATCTGTCTTTAGATGCAATTAAAAAAGCATATAATGAATTAGTATCTAGATATTCGATCTTGAGAACTTCATTTACAAATACATTAGGAGATACACCTTTACAGATTGTTTACAAAAAAGTAGAAGGACACTTTTCATTTGAAAAAAGAAATAAGACCGATCTTGTTTCAGAAGTTTATTTAGAAAATATAAAAGAACAGGACAGATTAAAAGGATTTGATTTTGAAGAACCATCTTTAATGCGATTAACGGTTGTTGAAACCGAAGAAAATAAATATGCTTTTATCTGGAGCCATCACCATATTTTAATGGATGGCTGGTGTGTTAGTATTTTGATTAATGAATTTAATGCAATTTTAAATGCTATAACAACAAATCAGGAAATAGATCTTCCTGTTCCTGCAAAATATTCAGACTATATTAAATGGCTTTTTAAAGTAGATAAAGAAGCGTCATTAACGTATTGGAAAAATTATCTTAAAGGATCAAATTCTGCAACAATTTTACCATTTAAGGAAAATAAAAAGATTTTAGAAGCAGAAAAAGGACATGAGATAGTGCACATTGAAGGAAGCTTATATCAGGACATAAAAAAGATGTCTCAGGAATTAGGAGTCACTCAAAATATAGTAATGCAGGGTATCTGGGGGTATTTGCTTTCGAAATACAATGACACTACAGATATCGTTTTTGGAGCAGTAGTTTCAGGACGTCCGGGTGAATTGCCTGGAGTCGAAAATATGATTGGATTGTTTACCAATACCATACCAGTAAGAATCCGATATGCAAAGGAAGATTCTCCGAAATCATTCTTAAAAAGACTACATACAGAAGCTTTAGAAAGCAGTACACACCATTATAGCAGCTTAGCTGAAGTTCAGGCTCAAAGTGTTTTAGGAACAGAATTGATTCAGAGTATACTCGTATTCGAAAACTACATTGTAAGTGAAGCCGAAAATATAAGTACAGAAAGTAATTTTAATTCTGATATAATTGTTGAAGATATAAGTGCTTTTGAGCAGACAAATTATGATTTTAATGTAATTGTAACGCCTTTAGCTTCTTCTTTAAAAATCGCTTTCAAATACAATTCAGAATTATTTGATAATAAGGAAATTAAAAATATTTCAAATCACTTTTTAAAAGTAGCATCGCAGTTTGCTTTAATTGAAGATTTAACTTTAGGTGAGACAGAATATTTAACCGAAGGTGAGCATCAAAAATTATTGCATGAAGTTTACTGGAAAGAATTGTTTAAAGATGAAATACCGAAAGTAAAATTTCCATTTGAAAAGTCTAAACAAAAAACTGCAGGATTCACAATAGGCAGTCTTCCTTTTGTAATCGATACAAAACTGAAAGCTGGTTTAGAGAAAATAGCAACAGTTAATAATGGTGACTTGTATACCACTTTATTATTTCTGGTAAACCTGATAATTAATAAATACACTGGTGAACAAAGGATAATAATAGGAACGTCTTTTTTTCCTGAAAGAGAAATTCCAGAAGAAATTTTGCCTTTGGTTATAGCTGTAGAAAGTGATTCTTCTTTAAAAGATTTTTACCAGAATATAAAAGAGAATAACCTTAAGGGAAAAAAGAATGCCCTTGCCGCAAGGAAGATTGAACAAATAGTAAACCAACAAAATTCATCTGATTCAGGATTGTATAACATTTTAGTTCAATATCATCAGACAAAAAATATTTTAGAAGAAGACCATCACAATACGGAAGATTTTGTATTGAAGTTTTATGAACATAATCAAGAGATAAAAGGTCATTTGTTTTACAATAGTGTATTGTTTGATACAGTTCACATTGTACTTTTTACAGAAAGGCTCTTGGCTTTAGCGCAGCAATTGACCGATTATCTTGATTCTTTTGCTTTAACAAAACTTCGGGATCTTAGTCTCGATGCTGATCATCAGGCAAGCGTTGAGCAAAATACTTCTGATGTATATCAGGAGAACTTTTAA